A region from the Haemorhous mexicanus isolate bHaeMex1 chromosome 12, bHaeMex1.pri, whole genome shotgun sequence genome encodes:
- the CIDEC gene encoding lipid transferase CIDEC — protein sequence MDYAKSLSQRLAAPVSKCVSASASMTQQLLAGPAPRPRPYRVCNGDRSLRKGVMAPSLAELLCQAQSALALPAPIALVLDEDGTAVETESFFRTLEEGTALMALSKGQTWTAPKTRGYQVGLSRKPPRRIDVACVTFDLYKTHPKDLGCLNVKATLYGTYSMSYDLRCYGARRLVKEALRWALFTMQATGHVLLGTSCYMQQLLDATEEEQKEEEKSSLPLQNLLPCSLPALPCSLPALPYKKMSQ from the exons ATGGACTACGCCAAATCCCTGAGCCAGCGCCTGGCTGCCCCCGTGTCCAA ATGTGTCTCAGCCAGCGCCTCCATGACCCAGCAGCTGTTGGCAGGCCCGGCCCCACGGCCCCGGCCCTACCGTGTGTGTAACGGGGACCGCAGCCTGCGCAAGGGCGTCATGGCCCCCAGCCTCGCcgagctgctgtgccag GCCCAGAGCGCCCTGGCCCTGCCCGCGCCCATCGCGCTGGTGCTGGATGAGGACGGCACGGCCGTGGAGACTGAGTCCTTCTTCCGGACCCTGGAGGAGGGCACGGCCCTGATGGCCCTGAGCAAGGGGCAGACCTGGACTGCCCCTAAG ACACGTGGCTACCAGGTGGGCCTGTCCCGCAAGCCCCCGCGCAGGATCGACGTCGCCTGCGTCACCTTCGACCTGTACAAGACCCACCCGAAGGACCTGGGCTGCCTCAACGTCAAAGCCACCCTGTATGGCACCTACAGCATGTCCTACGACCTGCGCTGCTACGGGGCCCGGCGCCTGGTGAA ggaagcgCTGCGCTGGGCACTGTTCACCATGCAGGCCACGGGCCACGTCCTGCTGGGCACCTCGTGCTacatgcagcagctcctggatgcCACCgaggaggagcagaaggaagaggagaagagcTCGCTGCCCCTGCAGaacctcctgccctgcagcctccctgccctgccctgcagcctccctgccctgccctacAAGAAGATGTCACAGTGA